The following coding sequences lie in one Nocardioides sambongensis genomic window:
- a CDS encoding MCE family protein: MATALEGRGEQLGENLETVDSYLKRLNPEIPLLLEDLELTSEVADTYSDILPEVAQILEDTVKTTGTLEEKEAALDLFLRDVRSFSDTARVFLEDNEENLEDFADLSATQLRVLARYSPLLRCLPQGIEVAQGRLAEAFRGFELHIILETLPNQPRPYDADDRPRFGADNDPDCLGLPNPEGSQAQPFDDLPNFDDGVDEPTGKGTVRVAPELGGDAGRTAFTADPTDMSLLRDFLGDSYAGAGDLDLLLGAPALASGGDR, encoded by the coding sequence ATCGCGACCGCGCTGGAGGGCCGGGGCGAGCAGCTCGGGGAGAACCTGGAGACCGTCGACTCCTACCTCAAGCGGCTCAACCCCGAGATCCCGCTGCTGCTGGAGGACCTCGAGCTGACCTCCGAGGTGGCCGACACCTACTCCGACATCCTCCCCGAGGTGGCGCAGATCCTCGAGGACACCGTGAAGACCACCGGCACCCTGGAGGAGAAGGAGGCGGCCCTCGACCTGTTCCTCCGCGACGTGCGCTCGTTCTCCGACACCGCCCGGGTCTTCCTGGAGGACAACGAGGAGAACCTGGAGGACTTCGCGGATCTCAGCGCCACCCAGCTGAGGGTCCTGGCCCGCTACTCGCCGCTGCTGCGCTGCCTGCCGCAGGGCATCGAGGTGGCCCAGGGTCGGCTCGCGGAGGCGTTCCGCGGTTTTGAGCTGCACATCATCCTGGAGACGCTGCCCAACCAGCCCCGTCCCTACGACGCCGACGACCGCCCGCGGTTCGGTGCCGACAACGACCCCGACTGCCTCGGGCTGCCGAACCCCGAGGGGTCCCAGGCCCAGCCCTTCGACGACCTGCCGAACTTCGACGACGGCGTCGACGAGCCGACCGGCAAGGGGACCGTGCGGGTGGCCCCCGAGCTCGGCGGCGACGCGGGGCGGACCGCGTTCACGGCCGACCCCACCGACATGAGCCTGCTGCGCGACTTCCTCGGTGACAGCTACGCCGGTGCCGGCGACCTCGACCTGCTGCTCGGCGCGCCGGCCCTGGCCAGCGGAGGTGATCGCTGA